The following coding sequences lie in one Onychomys torridus chromosome X, mOncTor1.1, whole genome shotgun sequence genomic window:
- the LOC118574024 gene encoding rhox homeobox family member 2-like, producing the protein METRQDCCHSFNRMLSPRADEDQQQQHGGNAMVLMPGEEGGKKGLVQSELAQGALYQGELALGERAPIKPAQEELAQSSLHQEATGVVEEGGNEEEELEGGHADYGSSGPIHKGIHEERAHGGGVQHQPQQEAVMPEGTKSLQAGDRLPSRRRIRFTLSQLQKLERLFQETRYPSLRARKELARCIGVPEADVLNWFRYRRVIFKRSTRLVVLMDASPDPQNKDP; encoded by the exons ATGGAGACTCGTCAGGACTGCTGCCACAGTTTCAACAGGATGCTGAGTCCCAGAGCCGATGAGGACCAGCAACAACAGCACG GTGGGAATGCAATGGTCCTGATgcctggagaggaaggaggcaagAAAGGGCTTGTACAGAGCGAGCTTGCTCAGGGTGCGCTTTATCAGGGCGAGCTTGCTCTGGGTGAACGTGCCCCAATCAAGCCTGCTCAAGAAGAGCTTGCTCAGTCCAGTCTTCATCAGGAAGCCACAGGAGTGGTAGAGGAGGGAGGAAACGAAGAAGAAGAATTGGAAGGAGGCCATGCTGACTATGGAAGTTCTGGCCCCATACACAAGGGGATCCACGAGGAACGTGCTCATGGAGGCGGTGTTCAGCATCAGCCTCAGCAAGAGGCGGTAATGCCTGAGGGCACCAAGAGTCTCCAGGCTGGGGACAGGCTGCCTTCCCGGCGTCGCATCAGATTCACCCTGTCTCAGCTGCAGAAACTGGAGCGTCTTTTCCAAGAGACTCGCTACCCCAGCTTGCGAGCAAG GAAGGAACTTGCAAGATGCATTGGAGTGCCAGAAGCCGATGTGCTG AATTGGTTTAGGTACAGGAGAGTCATTTTCAAAAGAAGCACTAGACTGGTAGTGCTGATGGATGCATCACCTGATCCCCAGAACAAGGATCCCTGA